One Microlunatus soli genomic window carries:
- a CDS encoding aldo/keto reductase, whose amino-acid sequence METRRVGSSGLEVSRLGLGTLTWARDTSAEDARDLLTDFCAAGGNLIDTAAAYAAGDAERLIGKLTRDVVDRDDLVIATKAGFAIRNGKRITDTSRRALLQDLEGSLRRLDTDRVDIWQVHAWGAAPLDETLSALDHAVTSGKARYVGISNFVGWQTAQAATWQQAVPGRAAITSTQVEYSLLARRAEVEVLPAARELGLGIFPWSPLGRGVLTGKYRTGIPRDSRAASDHFSWFTEPYLQTRSRAIVEAVAKAADGLDLDPLQVALLWVRDAPGITAPLLGARSSAQLKDALAVEGKALPTEIATALDDVSGGRMAARPTSPLR is encoded by the coding sequence ATGGAGACCCGGCGTGTCGGCAGCAGCGGACTGGAGGTGTCCCGACTGGGGCTGGGCACCCTGACCTGGGCCCGGGACACCAGCGCCGAGGACGCCCGAGACCTGTTGACCGATTTCTGTGCCGCCGGTGGCAACCTGATCGACACCGCGGCCGCGTACGCAGCCGGTGACGCCGAGCGGCTGATCGGCAAGCTGACCCGCGATGTGGTCGACCGCGACGACCTGGTGATCGCTACCAAGGCCGGGTTCGCGATCCGCAACGGCAAACGGATCACCGACACCTCCCGGCGGGCGCTGTTGCAGGACCTGGAAGGTTCGCTGCGCCGGCTGGACACCGACCGGGTCGACATCTGGCAGGTGCACGCCTGGGGCGCGGCCCCGTTGGACGAGACGCTGTCCGCACTCGACCACGCGGTGACCAGCGGCAAGGCCCGCTACGTGGGCATCTCCAATTTCGTCGGCTGGCAGACCGCCCAGGCGGCGACCTGGCAGCAGGCGGTGCCGGGACGCGCGGCGATCACCAGCACCCAGGTCGAATACTCGCTGCTGGCCCGCCGGGCCGAGGTGGAAGTACTGCCGGCGGCCCGCGAACTGGGGCTCGGCATCTTTCCCTGGTCGCCGCTGGGCCGGGGTGTGTTGACCGGCAAGTACCGGACCGGGATCCCCCGCGACTCCCGCGCGGCCAGTGATCACTTCTCCTGGTTCACCGAACCGTATCTGCAGACCCGTTCCCGGGCGATCGTCGAAGCGGTCGCCAAGGCAGCCGACGGGCTGGACCTGGATCCGTTGCAGGTGGCCCTGCTCTGGGTGCGTGACGCGCCCGGGATCACTGCCCCGCTGCTCGGTGCCCGGTCATCAGCCCAGTTGAAGGACGCCCTGGCCGTCGAGGGCAAGGCGTTGCCGACGGAGATCGCGACCGCCTTGGACGACGTGTCCGGCGGCCGGATGGCCGCCCGGCCGACCAGCCCGTTGCGCTAG
- a CDS encoding DUF5703 family protein, translated as MKQPVEYQVERVRLGRHLSRGAVRRLLTDQAEYGGWELTRLRRYRDGTREVWIRRKIIKVRSTLDPDLDRLLGS; from the coding sequence ATGAAACAGCCCGTTGAGTACCAGGTCGAGCGAGTCCGGTTGGGCCGCCATCTCTCCCGTGGTGCTGTCCGCAGACTGCTCACCGACCAGGCCGAGTACGGCGGCTGGGAGCTGACCCGACTGCGCCGCTACCGCGACGGCACCCGCGAGGTGTGGATCCGCCGCAAGATCATCAAGGTGCGATCCACCCTCGACCCCGACCTCGACCGCCTACTCGGCTCCTGA
- a CDS encoding sulfite exporter TauE/SafE family protein, with protein MSWWEIVVIALAGLWAGTINTVVGSGTLVTFPVLVALGYPPVTATTSNAIGLITGTVTGAWGYRHELTGQRNRLIRYSIASFIGAIGGTILLLSLPPDAFEAIVPVLVGLAVLLVAVQPFLTRWVRRRRESGEVPVGPDAGTRHAPLLYFLIFLIGIYGGYFTAAQGIMLVGVMGLMLSEPLQRLNGFKNVLSAVVNLVAGTIYAFVAPISWPVVGILAVTSTIGGLIGAKIGRKLPPTVLRVIIVIIGLAAIVRLLTQ; from the coding sequence GTGAGTTGGTGGGAGATCGTGGTGATCGCGCTGGCCGGGCTGTGGGCGGGGACGATCAATACGGTGGTCGGTTCCGGCACCCTGGTCACGTTCCCGGTACTGGTCGCGCTGGGCTACCCGCCGGTCACCGCCACCACCTCGAACGCGATCGGCCTGATCACCGGCACCGTCACCGGCGCCTGGGGCTACCGGCACGAGCTGACCGGCCAGCGCAACCGGCTGATCCGCTACAGCATCGCTTCCTTCATCGGCGCCATCGGTGGCACGATCCTGCTGCTGTCACTGCCTCCCGACGCCTTCGAGGCCATCGTCCCGGTCCTGGTAGGGCTGGCCGTGCTGCTGGTCGCGGTGCAACCGTTCCTCACCCGCTGGGTCCGCCGACGCCGAGAGTCCGGAGAGGTGCCCGTCGGACCCGATGCCGGGACCCGGCACGCGCCACTGCTGTACTTCCTGATCTTCCTGATCGGCATCTACGGCGGCTACTTCACCGCCGCCCAGGGGATCATGCTGGTCGGTGTGATGGGCTTGATGTTGTCCGAGCCGTTGCAACGGCTGAACGGCTTCAAGAACGTGTTGAGCGCTGTGGTCAATCTGGTGGCCGGGACGATCTACGCCTTCGTCGCCCCGATCAGCTGGCCGGTGGTCGGCATCCTGGCCGTCACCTCGACGATCGGTGGTCTGATCGGCGCCAAGATCGGCCGCAAGCTGCCGCCGACCGTACTACGGGTGATCATCGTGATCATCGGCCTGGCCGCCATCGTCCGGCTCCTCACCCAGTAA
- a CDS encoding polysaccharide lyase 8 family protein, with amino-acid sequence MQTPDAAVSGDDQQPPRLSRRTVLAGSGALATGLVVLPSRSTIPAVADPAEFGTLRGTWTDLFLGSGFDPDAEPFAGKLRAVGETARRYLDGLAPAAGSLWPDLNYHDPDPDTDTDSFNYSARMNTTITRLRQIAEAVRQPGTGLTGDSTATQAVIDGLDQLNTEVYADGLARFGNWWNFQIGGAQDLMTTAILIFDELTTEQRSRYAAAVDYYVPDSTFDHYTGTSTGANRVDLCLSVILRSLLADNADRLTLARDALSPVFPYVTTGDGYYADGSFIQHSKIPYIGGYGAVLVSGLGRLFALLRGSSFEITDPNRSLFLDTIDNALAPFIYNGLMMDCVSGRGITRQTSSDHAKGHSVLPSIALIAKGADAEQARRWRGMIKGWAQRDDYDEAVGAGLSLVGLADMLQVINDDSVDPRDEPVEHRVFAQMDRATHRRPGWAAAISAASERIAYYETGNHENKRGWHTGSGWLQWWTADDLGQYSDAYWPTVDPYRLPGTTVSTKRLADEAGGPWTNPTPDAAWVGGTGDGTFGAFGQHLIGFQSTLKARKSWFCLDDAIVCLGAGIGSRDAEPAETIIDNRALGEQGTADLLVDGVRQPGTQGWTKTFDHPGWAHLDGHAGYVFLQPTVLTALRDERTGTWHDINDGGSTDPITRRYLTLTTDHGVEPDDAGYGYLLLPGASRTQTEAYARELRSKVRVLANSAAQQGISMPTGKVTAINFWQAGQLGDLAMSAPASVLISEERGRAAICVADPGRQLTSAVLIWKRKVSRVISAPDTVTATRTGNELAVTFGSLTGQAGSTQRIVVELG; translated from the coding sequence ATGCAGACCCCCGACGCCGCAGTCTCCGGTGATGATCAGCAACCTCCGCGGCTGAGTCGGCGCACGGTGCTGGCCGGCAGTGGCGCACTGGCCACCGGACTGGTCGTGCTGCCGAGCCGGAGCACCATCCCGGCAGTTGCCGACCCAGCCGAGTTCGGCACCCTGCGCGGCACCTGGACCGACCTCTTCCTCGGCAGCGGCTTCGATCCGGACGCGGAGCCGTTCGCCGGCAAACTCCGAGCGGTCGGCGAGACCGCCCGGCGCTATCTGGACGGTCTCGCCCCGGCAGCGGGCTCGCTCTGGCCGGACCTGAACTACCACGACCCGGACCCGGACACCGACACCGATTCGTTCAACTACTCGGCCCGGATGAATACCACGATCACCCGGTTGCGGCAGATCGCCGAGGCGGTCCGCCAGCCGGGGACCGGGCTGACCGGAGACAGCACCGCGACCCAGGCGGTGATCGACGGACTCGACCAGCTCAACACCGAGGTGTACGCCGACGGCCTGGCCCGGTTCGGGAACTGGTGGAACTTCCAGATCGGCGGCGCCCAGGACCTCATGACGACGGCGATCCTGATCTTCGACGAACTGACCACCGAACAACGCAGCCGGTACGCCGCCGCGGTCGACTACTACGTTCCGGACTCGACCTTTGACCATTACACCGGCACCAGCACCGGCGCCAACCGGGTGGACCTGTGCCTGAGCGTGATCCTGCGCAGCCTGCTGGCCGACAACGCCGATCGGCTGACGCTGGCCCGGGACGCGCTGTCGCCGGTCTTTCCCTACGTCACCACCGGGGACGGCTACTACGCCGACGGATCATTCATCCAGCACAGCAAGATCCCCTATATCGGTGGCTACGGCGCCGTCCTGGTCAGCGGGCTCGGACGGCTCTTCGCCCTGTTGCGGGGTAGCAGCTTCGAGATCACCGACCCGAATCGATCACTCTTCCTGGACACCATCGACAATGCGTTGGCACCGTTCATCTACAACGGTCTGATGATGGACTGCGTCTCCGGGCGAGGCATCACCCGCCAAACCAGCAGTGATCACGCCAAGGGGCACTCGGTGCTGCCGTCGATCGCATTGATCGCCAAGGGCGCAGACGCCGAGCAGGCCCGGCGCTGGCGCGGAATGATCAAGGGGTGGGCCCAGCGGGACGACTACGACGAGGCGGTCGGAGCCGGTCTGAGCCTGGTCGGACTGGCCGACATGTTGCAGGTGATCAACGACGACTCCGTCGACCCGCGGGATGAACCCGTCGAGCACCGGGTCTTCGCCCAGATGGACCGAGCGACCCACCGCCGACCCGGCTGGGCCGCAGCGATCTCCGCGGCCTCGGAACGGATCGCCTACTACGAGACCGGCAACCACGAGAACAAGCGTGGCTGGCACACCGGATCTGGCTGGTTGCAGTGGTGGACCGCCGATGATCTCGGGCAGTACTCCGATGCCTATTGGCCGACCGTCGATCCCTATCGGCTGCCTGGCACCACGGTGTCCACCAAACGCCTCGCCGACGAGGCCGGCGGCCCGTGGACCAATCCGACACCCGACGCGGCCTGGGTCGGCGGCACCGGTGACGGCACGTTCGGCGCCTTCGGCCAGCACCTGATCGGCTTCCAGAGCACCTTGAAGGCAAGGAAATCCTGGTTCTGCCTGGATGACGCGATCGTCTGCCTGGGCGCCGGCATCGGCTCGCGTGACGCCGAGCCCGCCGAGACGATCATCGACAATCGGGCACTCGGCGAGCAGGGCACAGCAGACCTGCTCGTCGACGGAGTCCGACAGCCCGGAACCCAGGGCTGGACGAAGACCTTCGACCACCCGGGCTGGGCCCACCTGGACGGTCACGCCGGCTACGTGTTCCTGCAGCCGACCGTATTGACCGCGCTCCGCGATGAACGGACCGGGACCTGGCACGACATCAACGACGGTGGCAGCACCGATCCGATCACCCGTCGCTACCTCACCCTGACCACCGATCACGGCGTCGAACCCGACGATGCCGGGTACGGCTACCTGCTACTTCCGGGGGCGAGCCGGACACAGACCGAGGCCTACGCCCGTGAGCTGCGCAGCAAGGTCCGCGTATTGGCCAATTCCGCTGCCCAGCAAGGGATCTCGATGCCGACCGGCAAGGTGACGGCGATCAACTTCTGGCAGGCCGGACAGCTGGGTGACCTGGCGATGTCCGCTCCGGCCTCGGTGCTGATCAGCGAGGAGCGAGGCAGGGCTGCCATCTGCGTGGCCGATCCGGGTCGGCAGCTGACCTCGGCCGTCCTGATCTGGAAACGCAAGGTCAGCCGGGTCATCTCAGCGCCCGACACCGTGACCGCGACCCGTACCGGCAACGAACTGGCGGTGACCTTCGGCAGCCTCACCGGGCAGGCCGGCAGCACCCAGCGGATCGTGGTCGAGCTCGGCTAG
- a CDS encoding LLM class F420-dependent oxidoreductase, with protein sequence MRLALNLGYMVGSDDPQDQLRLTRHAEDLGFDSVWTAEAYGSDTPTVLAWLAGQTTTIGLGAAVMQIPARTPAMAAMTAASLDRLSGGRFRLGLGVSGPQVSEGWHGVRFAAPLGRTREYLEVLELALDRRTVAHQGKHFPLPLPDGPGKPLKLMIKPVSERIPRYLAAVGPKNLELCGELTDGWLGIFYAPDFAAEQLRHIEAGRAKINKTLDDFDVMATVPLVIGDDAAAAANPIRPYAALYIGGMGSREQNFYNRLAVRMGYEAEAAEIQDLYLGGRQRDAMAAVPQQFIDDTSLVGDTGRLAERLQAFAASGLTTCAVSPYGTVETKLAALTTIATAYERSGVA encoded by the coding sequence ATGCGGCTCGCTCTCAATCTCGGATACATGGTCGGATCGGATGATCCTCAAGATCAACTTCGGCTGACCCGGCATGCCGAGGACCTCGGCTTCGACTCGGTCTGGACCGCCGAGGCCTACGGCTCGGACACGCCGACCGTGCTGGCCTGGCTCGCCGGGCAGACGACGACGATCGGACTCGGCGCTGCGGTGATGCAGATCCCGGCCCGGACCCCGGCGATGGCCGCGATGACCGCCGCCAGCCTGGACCGGCTGTCCGGCGGCCGCTTCCGGCTGGGTCTCGGTGTCTCCGGTCCGCAGGTCTCCGAGGGTTGGCACGGCGTCCGGTTCGCTGCGCCGTTGGGCCGGACCAGGGAATACCTGGAGGTCCTCGAGTTGGCCCTGGACCGCAGAACCGTCGCCCATCAGGGCAAGCACTTCCCGCTGCCGTTGCCGGACGGACCGGGCAAGCCGTTGAAGCTGATGATCAAGCCGGTCAGTGAACGGATCCCGCGCTATCTCGCCGCCGTCGGCCCGAAGAACCTCGAGCTCTGCGGCGAGCTCACCGACGGCTGGCTCGGCATCTTCTACGCGCCCGACTTCGCCGCCGAGCAGCTCCGGCACATCGAGGCCGGTCGGGCCAAGATCAACAAGACCCTGGACGACTTCGACGTGATGGCCACCGTGCCGCTGGTGATCGGCGACGACGCCGCAGCGGCCGCCAACCCGATCAGGCCGTACGCCGCGCTCTACATCGGCGGCATGGGCAGCCGGGAACAGAACTTCTACAACCGGCTCGCCGTCCGGATGGGATACGAGGCCGAGGCCGCCGAGATCCAGGACCTCTATCTGGGCGGACGGCAACGCGACGCGATGGCCGCGGTGCCGCAGCAGTTCATCGACGACACCTCGCTGGTCGGTGACACCGGCCGGCTCGCCGAACGCCTCCAGGCCTTCGCCGCTTCCGGTCTGACCACCTGTGCGGTCAGCCCATACGGGACG
- a CDS encoding M20/M25/M40 family metallo-hydrolase → MTVPSQPAVEQQYAPDAEVVDICRDLIRIDTSNYGPEPGPGERDAAERVAGLLDEVGIASELYESAPRRTSLVANWEPDGVDRDAPPLLIHAHLDVVPANAADWQVDPFAGEVTDGCVWGRGAVDMKDFDAMVLSVVRARARAGVAPRRPIRLVFTADEEAGGSLGSQWLVDQHPELIKDCTEAIGEVGGFSLTIKDDLRLYLIQTAEKGMNWLKLIADGTAGHGSMRNDDNAVTELAGAVSRIGSYKWPDRITPAQQAFLDAISEALEIELDPDTVEETLAKLGSISRMIGATMSNTANPTMIAGGYKHNVIPGQATAAIDGRTVPGGREEFLETITELIGPKVRYEHAVDLPSVETEFAGALTEAMQASLLTEDPGARAVPYLLSAGTDAKAWDRLGVRCYGFAPLRLPADLDFVGMFHGIDERVPTDSLEFGARVLDKFLAIA, encoded by the coding sequence ATGACCGTACCCTCCCAGCCGGCCGTTGAACAGCAGTACGCACCCGACGCCGAGGTCGTCGACATCTGTCGCGACCTGATCCGGATCGACACGTCCAACTACGGTCCTGAGCCGGGACCGGGGGAGCGGGACGCCGCCGAACGAGTGGCCGGCCTACTGGACGAGGTCGGCATCGCCAGCGAGCTGTACGAGTCCGCGCCGCGGCGGACCAGCCTGGTGGCCAACTGGGAACCCGACGGCGTCGATCGCGATGCGCCGCCGCTGCTGATCCACGCCCACCTGGACGTCGTCCCCGCCAACGCCGCCGACTGGCAGGTCGATCCGTTCGCCGGCGAGGTGACCGACGGCTGTGTCTGGGGACGCGGGGCGGTCGACATGAAGGACTTCGACGCGATGGTGTTGAGCGTCGTCCGTGCTCGGGCCCGAGCCGGCGTCGCGCCGCGGCGGCCGATCCGGCTGGTGTTCACCGCCGACGAAGAGGCCGGCGGTTCGCTGGGATCGCAGTGGCTCGTTGATCAACATCCGGAGTTGATCAAGGACTGCACCGAGGCGATCGGCGAGGTCGGCGGCTTCTCGCTGACGATCAAGGATGATCTTCGGCTGTACCTGATCCAGACCGCCGAGAAGGGCATGAACTGGCTCAAGCTGATCGCCGACGGCACCGCCGGCCACGGCTCGATGCGCAATGACGACAACGCCGTCACCGAGCTGGCCGGCGCGGTGTCGCGAATCGGCAGCTACAAGTGGCCGGACCGGATCACTCCGGCCCAGCAGGCCTTCCTGGATGCGATCTCCGAGGCGCTGGAGATCGAACTCGATCCGGACACCGTCGAGGAGACCCTGGCCAAGCTGGGCAGCATCTCCCGGATGATCGGCGCCACCATGTCCAACACCGCCAACCCGACCATGATCGCTGGCGGCTACAAGCACAATGTCATCCCCGGGCAGGCGACGGCGGCGATCGACGGCCGAACGGTGCCGGGTGGCCGGGAGGAGTTCCTGGAGACGATCACCGAACTGATCGGGCCGAAGGTCCGCTACGAACACGCCGTCGACCTGCCGTCGGTGGAGACCGAGTTCGCCGGTGCGCTGACCGAGGCGATGCAGGCCAGCCTGCTGACCGAGGATCCGGGAGCGCGGGCGGTGCCGTACCTGCTCAGCGCCGGCACCGACGCCAAGGCCTGGGACCGGCTCGGTGTCCGCTGCTACGGATTCGCGCCGCTGCGGCTGCCAGCCGACCTCGATTTCGTCGGCATGTTCCACGGCATCGACGAGCGGGTGCCGACCGATTCGCTGGAATTCGGCGCCCGGGTTCTGGACAAGTTCCTCGCGATCGCTTGA